A part of Terriglobia bacterium genomic DNA contains:
- a CDS encoding HU family DNA-binding protein, which produces MAKVMSKSQVVSHLADKVGLQKKATAAVLDELAALATKECKSGGQFVIPGLGKAVKAHRKERTGRNPQTGAPIKIPAKTVVKFRLAKSFKDAVVPPKKK; this is translated from the coding sequence ATGGCAAAAGTAATGTCCAAATCCCAGGTGGTATCCCATCTGGCTGACAAAGTCGGGCTGCAGAAAAAAGCCACGGCCGCAGTGCTTGATGAACTTGCGGCCTTGGCCACCAAGGAGTGCAAGAGCGGTGGGCAGTTTGTGATTCCGGGCCTCGGCAAGGCTGTCAAAGCTCACCGCAAAGAACGCACGGGTCGAAACCCCCAAACCGGCGCACCCATTAAGATTCCTGCCAAGACAGTCGTCAAGTTCCGCTTGGCGAAATCATTCAAGGACGCCGTAGTCCCACCCAAAAAGAAGTAG